TAGACAGAGTATTGAAATCGGTAAAGGAGTGAATGGAATGGTCATCTATTTCAAAAAAAGCGACGAAGAAACGACGAAAACACTTCTGGAACACATTTTCGCAAGCGCGCTGAAACGGAACATTAGGGATATCGTTTTGCCTTCAACACTCGGCAATGTGGCTAAACTCGCCTTCGAGACTGTTCCTTCTTCTTTAAGACTGGTGATAGTGACTCACTCGGTCGGTTTCAAAAAACCCGACCACGACGAATTCGATCCACAGGTGAGAAAGATGTACTATGGTTCGCGTCACGCTATCCTGACGGCAACGCACCTCTTCAGGGGTCTTGATGGCGCCTTCTACAAGAGCAGCGGCGGAACTTACCCGCCCCAGATCTTCGCCACCGCTCTCAGACTCTTCGGCCAGGGGACCAAGGTAGCCATTGAGATCGCTATGATGGCCGCCGATTCGGGCCTGGTGAGCGTGAACGACTGGATAATCTCGGCCGGGGGAACTGGCCACGGAATAGATACGGCCTACATTTTGAAGACCTGTCACTCGAGTGATCTGGGCACATTCAAATTTGGCGAATTGCTGGGAATTCCCTCGACGCTCGAATTAACCGATTCGTGATTGAATTCTCGTTAAATTCAGGCTATAATTCATCTGTCGTGGGGCCGTAGCACAGCTGGGAGCGCGCCGCCTTCGCAAGGCGGAGGCCGGGGGTTCGAATCCCCTCGGCTCCACCAGGGGGAGAGTTTTCTCCCCTTTTTTAATTGTCCGATTATTGCATTCGGTCCTTAAGTTTAATCAACTTTTCCAATTCCTGGCTCTACCGCATTTCAACTAATAGAAGATACTTGAAAGAATTAAGAACGGAAAGTGCGTCTGAGATGTTTGGAAATGTTGTTCAACAAGCTCAAGAAACAGAATTGCATGCAAAAACGTCTGAAAGTTTCTAATAGAGGTGAACCGTTAAAAAGTATTTCCCCGAATAAGGTTCTTGCCCGTGTGGCAAACGAAGACACACAGGAAGCTATGAATATCCACAGGCTCTTGCAGAGAATTATGTAGTATTTTTCCATCTCCACTGGACCTGAGCAAAAAACATAGGTAGTACAAGTTCCAATTGACGTAGATGGTTTCATGACCTTAAGTGCATTATTTGATGATTTTATGTTTTCTTATACATAAAGTATTGATTACTATGACAAGTTTTGGTTGTTAAACCGCCGTTTTTTCAGCCATTTCGGTTGTTGGAAGCGGAATGTCGCGATTCATTATTTAATAATAAAACTGTGATTGGATTCATGATTTCGCCTTAAATTGAACCGTAGAAAAGAATAGTGCATTCGTGACAGAGGATTTTTTGCACTAACAACGACAGGTTATCGTATAGTTATGAAGAGCTCACTCATTTAGATGCATAAGAACTTACCCAAAGCATTTTGTTGTTCTCATAGGGCTGATTCATAGGCTAAATGCGGGCGAAAAGTTGTTCAAGGTCTATATGTTTCTTTTTCAGATAGAGTGAGGAGGCTATTTATGTTTTCAAAGAAGCTATTAATGATTTGGCTGGTATTGTTGACACTGTTCTCAATTGTTTACTCATATCAGCAAGAGCTCACAACTGACCCTTCTGAGGCAAGCTCGCTGGCTAAAGATGCGTATATTTTCGCTTACCCGATGCTTGAGAATTACAGAACTATGTATGTAGAAGCAGTGAGCCCGGGAAATTTCAACACATTCAAACATGTAAAAACTTTATTTGGCCCTGAAAGTAAAACCGTAGTCCGTCCGAACAACGATACTATCTACTCAACCGCCTGGCTCGATTTGAAGACAGAACCGATTGTGATAACTCTTCCAGAAATTCCTGACAGATATTTCTCTTTGCAACTCGTGGATATGTACACACATAATTTCGCATATGCAGGCACAAGAACGACTGGAAGCGGCTCTGTAAAAGTAATGGTTGCATGTCCTTACTGGGAAGGAGAGATACCTTCGGGAATAGATTATGTCTTCTACAGTGAGGGAAACTATGTCTACTGTGTAGTGAGAATGGCTATTAATAGTGAGAAGCTGGGAGATTTGCAGAGGGTCTTTGAAATTCAGCATCAGTGTTCACTGCAGACTCTCAGCAAATATACCGGAACTCTTTCTCCAGAACCGATTCAAACGCAAAACTTTCCTTCTTTTGATCAGACAATTGCCGATTCGGTTGGATTTATTCGATACTTCAATTTCCTTCTCGGTCAACTGAGAATACATCCTTCTGAAACTGCTCTTATCCAGAGCTTCTCGAAGATTGGGGTTGGCCCGGATAAATCATTTGATGAGGCCGAGCTTTCCGAACCCGTGCGAGAAGCAATAAAATCAGCATTAGTTGAGGCCCGTCAGGAAATCTTCCATCCGGGTACGGCAATGGGGAGTATCACAAATGGCTGGTCTCTGCCAGGAAGAATCTTCGGAAACAGAGATAGAATGCAGGACCGATATCTGATCAGAGCTGCCGCCGCACATCTAGGACTGTATGGAAACGATCTCGAAGAGGCCTATTATCCAAGCTGTTTCTTTGATAGCGATGGAGAGATACTTGATGCTTCGAAGTACAATTATTATATCTCTTTTAGCAAGGAGCAGTTACCTCCTGTGGATCCCAAAGGTTTCTGGTCAATTACAATGTACGATGAAAACCAATTCATGGTAGAAAATGCGCTGAACAGATACTCGATAGGTGACAGGTCAGACCTCACATACAACGAAGACGGTTCATTGATGCTGTACCTTCAAAATGAATCTCCCGGTCAATCGAAAGAGTCCAACTGGCTCCCTGCACCCGACGGGAAATTCACCATGACTATGCGAATCTATATTCCGTTGCAGGAAGGACTGGATCCTCTATACTGTCCACCGGTAGTTAGAAAAGCGGGAGCAATCGAATAAAAATTGAAAGGGGCACTTACCTCAATTTATGAGTTTTGAGAAAAAACGACGTACGAATGCGAAACCTCGCTTTAGCCAGCATCGCTCATAACAGTTGCCCGGTGGATTTTCGTACTTCACGATTTTCTGTCCTCCGATCTCGACAGCTCGCAACGTCTCACAGTAAAGTCTCAAGAACATGACTCAACGGATCGGGGCTCTTCATGATGAGGAAATTGTCATTTCGTAGCGCTCATATTCGGGACCTCTTCGTACATTCCTAAGCTGAAATGCCGTATTCTAACAGTAGAAGCATGGCAACTACGAACGAACAGCCTTCTTCAACGATCTGTGAAGAAAAAGATTCTTCTCCCTGACAGATCTGTCTATCTTAAAAATATCCACCAGTTTTTCATGTCGTAGATATCCGAAAGAGATAAAGTACATAGATTGTAGTTAGAATAATCCGGTCCTCTATTTACTTCCGAATATGAAACATATCTGGAGAAAGAAATGTTTCTCAAAACCACTACTTCACCGTAGAAAAGGCCGTCTCCTCCAAAGAGAGTACCAAGAATATTGATGCCTGATGGCACTACATTCAAGTCCCAAAAGGAAGTATCGGCGTTCAGATACAGGCAGAACGTTGTTGAAGGCATTTTGTACTGGTCGTTTTTCTTGGCAATTGAATAATAAGCGGAGAGATCTGTGGGGGCAAGACACGCTGCGCTCAACTGGTCAGTGGCTCTCAGCCAAACTGGATGTGTACGGGTTACATCACCCGTTTGCCATCCCCAGTCGTCCCCCTCAGCCTTATCTCCTTTATTAGTCAGTATTAGCCTACAACTATATCTTCCCTTGGCCTCTCTATCGGTTCCGTCGACTACTGGAGCATCGAATGGGTGGCTGTCCCAGCTGGGAATAAACAGTGTCCATATTTTGTAGTAGTAATAAAGGGGTTCGATCTTCATATACTTGTTAAGAGGGTAGCTTAAAACTCCAACGTAGTCATGATCGGCAACGACATGACTCCTTCCGTAAGTCATTTGCCTTTCCTTGTCGTTGATACGCACCGAAGGCATATACACAGATATCGCCAGCGATTGCACTTGGTTGCTTTCGGAGTTGATACTCAGCGCGTAGTTTGACTCATCTAGGTACTCTAATGCAATTAGTTGATCATTGACAATGTTCTTGTGGACTCCTTCAAGCAACGTGTGAGTATAAGAAGTCTTTTCGACATTGGTATTTGTGCTCCTGGAAATGGAGTACCTGCCGTTCGCTAGATTCTCAAAGACATAACGCCTTACCGATACTGTAGGTTCCTTTGAATTAAGCTTGTCCTGATAAGTGAAAGAGAATCTATTAAGCGTACCAAGAGGTTGGGTCGCTTCAATTGCCTCGTCAACTCCCGTCAGCTGTATCTGCTGATTGTCTAGAGTCAGCTTTATTCCCCCAGCAGTATTGATGAATGCGGTGTATATCTTATCCAGAAAACCGAATGCCAGCTTAATTCCTTGAGGAGTCTCACCATCTACAGAGACATCCATTGTTTCTCCGCTGTTCCAGAAAAGTCTAACAACAATTCCGTTGTCTTTTCCGAGCGCTTTCAGAGCCGCGTCATCGGCTTCATTATAGAACCATGCCTTGTCGTAATCGTATGATGGCTCTATCATTAGACTCTCTCCGCCGATTGCATAAGTAACAAAGATCTCCAGCCATTTCCAGAACTCATTCACTTCTTCGGCTAAATAAGAGTTGTAATTTGCGTAATGATGTTCGGCCATATTACTTCCCATATGGTGTTCGTATTCGTTAAGCAGATTCAGCGCGTATAGCTGTCGCGTGGTCATAGCTTTAAAGAGATTGATGTAGGTATTCACGTAATCGATGAAAATCTCCGAGTCCGGCGAACACCTCTTATAGAATCCCTGTCCGTTTTCTGTAGGCTCATCTAGAAACTTATTCGATCTCAAGGAATTCAGCGCATTGGTTATATACAGCTCAAATATCGACTTGTAGCTTGTTTCTTCGGTGCCGCCTACTATAACTTTTTTTATGTTCAACATTACCTGGTCTAATTTGCTCTCCTTGATCTCATCCATAAGCTCTTGAATGCTTACATCTGTTGAATGTGTTGCTTCCAGGGTAGTAATGTAGACGTATCGATCCTGACAGCTTTCGATCGGAGTGAAGTAATCCTGATCTATCTTTCTGATGTAGATGTCGTAATACTGTTCATCAAGTTTTTGCAGCAGGTCCTGTATTTCGGAATCGATACCATCAAGTTTGTCGGAGATATCATCGAGCTTCTTGTTTATCTGCTCTATTTGCTCCAGGATTTCTTTTATCTCTTCTTCGCTTTTGTCTCCAAGACCAAACAGGCTTTTGAGGATCCAAGAAAAAGCCTTGTCTTTTGCCTTATCGTATATCGAGCTGCCAATCTCTTTGAGGAACATCTTGAGTATATCGGAAATCCCAAGATCGAGGGTTGGCTCTGCTCCAAAATTGAAAGCCGC
This portion of the Mesotoga infera genome encodes:
- a CDS encoding DUF1254 domain-containing protein translates to MFSKKLLMIWLVLLTLFSIVYSYQQELTTDPSEASSLAKDAYIFAYPMLENYRTMYVEAVSPGNFNTFKHVKTLFGPESKTVVRPNNDTIYSTAWLDLKTEPIVITLPEIPDRYFSLQLVDMYTHNFAYAGTRTTGSGSVKVMVACPYWEGEIPSGIDYVFYSEGNYVYCVVRMAINSEKLGDLQRVFEIQHQCSLQTLSKYTGTLSPEPIQTQNFPSFDQTIADSVGFIRYFNFLLGQLRIHPSETALIQSFSKIGVGPDKSFDEAELSEPVREAIKSALVEARQEIFHPGTAMGSITNGWSLPGRIFGNRDRMQDRYLIRAAAAHLGLYGNDLEEAYYPSCFFDSDGEILDASKYNYYISFSKEQLPPVDPKGFWSITMYDENQFMVENALNRYSIGDRSDLTYNEDGSLMLYLQNESPGQSKESNWLPAPDGKFTMTMRIYIPLQEGLDPLYCPPVVRKAGAIE
- a CDS encoding pyruvate kinase alpha/beta domain-containing protein, whose translation is MVIYFKKSDEETTKTLLEHIFASALKRNIRDIVLPSTLGNVAKLAFETVPSSLRLVIVTHSVGFKKPDHDEFDPQVRKMYYGSRHAILTATHLFRGLDGAFYKSSGGTYPPQIFATALRLFGQGTKVAIEIAMMAADSGLVSVNDWIISAGGTGHGIDTAYILKTCHSSDLGTFKFGELLGIPSTLELTDS